A stretch of Immundisolibacter sp. DNA encodes these proteins:
- a CDS encoding EpsD family peptidyl-prolyl cis-trans isomerase, with protein sequence MGDARSQVGIALLKRLVVTGALIAGLTGCGGGQDEIADKAGQAVATVNGEDVTVHQLNYLLARLPGAAQAPDPVALKRQAADQLVTRQLLLERALAQKLDRDPAVMLALEESRQQLLAQAHLERVMAQAVPPTDDEIRKYYDEHPLKYAQRKLFLMRQVATDNTVPREELDAYGKGEVTAESLVKWLQERGAKVRVSIRTLPSEQVPEPILERLQTLKPGQAIMVGSATESTVSFLVEARDAPITLEQAKDSIRQTLLNERRQALGEQEVKHLREQADIKWLGEFADQPPTPAEGAVPAPQTQPAPAVDSEQEDNDDDGIGQGLKGLR encoded by the coding sequence ATGGGCGATGCCCGTTCGCAAGTCGGCATTGCGTTGTTGAAGCGCCTCGTCGTGACCGGCGCGCTGATCGCCGGGCTCACCGGGTGTGGCGGCGGGCAGGATGAGATCGCCGACAAGGCCGGGCAGGCGGTGGCGACGGTAAACGGTGAGGATGTCACCGTGCATCAGCTCAACTACCTCCTGGCGCGTCTGCCAGGTGCTGCCCAGGCGCCGGATCCTGTGGCGCTCAAGCGCCAGGCGGCGGATCAACTGGTGACCCGTCAGCTGCTGCTCGAGCGCGCCCTGGCACAGAAGCTCGACCGCGATCCGGCCGTCATGCTGGCGCTGGAGGAGAGTCGTCAGCAGCTGCTGGCGCAGGCGCACCTGGAGCGCGTCATGGCTCAGGCCGTGCCACCCACCGACGACGAAATTCGCAAGTACTACGACGAGCACCCACTGAAGTACGCGCAGCGCAAGCTGTTCCTGATGCGTCAGGTGGCCACCGACAACACGGTGCCGCGGGAAGAACTCGATGCCTACGGCAAGGGCGAAGTGACCGCCGAGAGCCTGGTCAAGTGGCTGCAGGAGCGCGGCGCCAAGGTGCGCGTGTCGATTCGCACGCTGCCCTCCGAGCAGGTGCCGGAGCCGATTCTGGAGCGCCTGCAGACCCTCAAGCCCGGCCAGGCCATCATGGTCGGTTCGGCCACCGAATCGACCGTCAGCTTCCTGGTCGAGGCGCGCGATGCCCCGATCACCCTGGAACAGGCCAAGGACTCCATCCGCCAGACGCTGCTGAACGAGCGACGCCAGGCGCTGGGCGAACAGGAAGTCAAACACCTGCGTGAACAGGCTGACATCAAATGGCTGGGCGAGTTTGCCGATCAGCCACCGACACCGGCCGAAGGCGCCGTGCCGGCCCCGCAGACGCAGCCAGCGCCGGCCGTGGACTCCGAGCAGGAGGACAACGACGACGACGGCATTGGCCAGGGCCTGAAGGGCTTGCGTTAG
- a CDS encoding undecaprenyl-phosphate glucose phosphotransferase, whose product MQSRYGILNSVVDDKLGSADLAPMAASQHVRLIRTPEILDQRVALAVLVLRLLDPLVTVIILLLGARWLGLDITLIERAAATAAALVVFSLFRDVAHGQPWRRGGEWALVGCIIGSWMSVVGLLIIMAVATGVTEHFSPPLAELWLLVTPVVMILYHSVTRALLLYLTRGSQRSAVAVAFTNVSLALRRALQDAEDGGVDFKGFFDDRSAARLGLPSSDALLGRLAQTADFVREHKVDLVYIALPMRGDPRVEALLDGLRDTTASVYFVPDMHFVDLLQARVDQVGGIPVMGVWETPYYGVNAVVKRASDIVFATLALLALSPLMIAIAIGVKLGSPGPVLFRQRRYGFGGEEIRIYKFRTMTVCEDGPNVPQARRDDDRITPLGRVLRRTSLDELPQFINVLQGRMSVVGPRPHAVAHNEHYRRLISGYMHRHKVKPGITGWAQVNGLRGETDTLDKMRSRVEYDLEYLRRWSLRLDLRIMLRTAALVFRDAHAY is encoded by the coding sequence ATGCAATCCCGGTACGGCATTTTGAATTCGGTGGTCGACGACAAGCTGGGTAGCGCGGACCTGGCCCCGATGGCGGCCAGCCAGCACGTGCGCCTCATTCGCACCCCGGAGATCCTCGACCAGCGGGTGGCGCTGGCCGTGTTGGTGCTGCGCCTGCTGGACCCCCTGGTGACAGTGATCATCCTGCTGCTGGGAGCGCGCTGGCTGGGTCTGGACATCACCCTCATCGAACGGGCCGCAGCAACCGCCGCCGCACTGGTGGTGTTTTCGCTGTTTCGCGACGTGGCGCATGGCCAGCCTTGGCGACGCGGCGGCGAGTGGGCGTTGGTCGGCTGCATCATCGGCTCGTGGATGTCGGTGGTCGGCCTGCTGATCATCATGGCCGTAGCCACTGGCGTGACCGAGCACTTTTCGCCGCCGTTGGCGGAACTGTGGCTGTTGGTCACCCCGGTCGTGATGATCCTGTATCACTCCGTGACCCGCGCGCTGCTGCTGTACCTGACCCGTGGCAGCCAGCGCAGTGCCGTGGCAGTGGCGTTTACCAACGTCTCGCTGGCACTGCGTCGCGCGCTGCAGGACGCCGAAGATGGCGGCGTCGATTTCAAGGGCTTCTTCGACGACCGCAGTGCCGCCCGGCTGGGTCTGCCCAGCTCGGATGCGCTGCTGGGTCGTCTGGCGCAGACGGCGGATTTTGTGCGCGAGCACAAGGTCGACCTGGTCTACATCGCCCTGCCCATGCGCGGCGACCCGCGCGTGGAGGCACTGCTCGATGGCCTGCGCGACACCACTGCCTCGGTCTATTTCGTGCCGGACATGCACTTCGTCGACCTGCTGCAGGCGCGGGTCGACCAGGTGGGTGGCATACCGGTCATGGGTGTATGGGAAACGCCGTATTACGGGGTCAACGCCGTAGTCAAGCGGGCCAGCGACATCGTGTTCGCCACCCTGGCGCTGCTGGCTCTGAGCCCCTTGATGATCGCCATCGCCATCGGCGTCAAGCTCGGTTCGCCGGGGCCGGTGCTGTTCAGGCAGCGTCGTTACGGCTTCGGCGGCGAGGAAATCCGCATCTACAAGTTCCGCACCATGACCGTGTGCGAAGACGGACCCAACGTTCCGCAGGCGCGCCGTGACGATGACCGCATCACGCCGCTGGGCCGCGTGCTGCGACGCACGTCCCTGGACGAGCTGCCGCAGTTCATCAACGTCCTGCAGGGCCGCATGAGTGTGGTCGGGCCGCGTCCGCACGCCGTCGCCCACAACGAGCACTACCGGCGCCTGATCTCCGGCTACATGCACCGCCACAAGGTCAAGCCCGGCATCACCGGCTGGGCGCAGGTCAACGGCCTGCGTGGCGAAACCGACACGCTCGACAAGATGCGCTCGCGGGTCGAGTACGACCTCGAATACCTGCGCCGCTGGTCGTTGCGTCTGGACCTGCGCATCATGCTGCGCACGGCGGCCCTGGTGTTCAGGGATGCGCATGCGTATTGA
- the epsL gene encoding XrtB/PEP-CTERM-associated polysaccharide biosynthesis outer membrane protein EpsL, whose amino-acid sequence MCGLLPALARAGEGDFLTPFAGIASAYEDNLFRLSDDVDEELALGESSRSDWMRTAFAGLGLDWQPGRQQVTASLQALDQSFQRFSYLDNTGYDTRARWNMAAGRSLTGTVDAGFQRQLGSFENFREPVKDPVDTAHGTLDLGYLITPEIELRAGTGIRTTTHGLESREASNFRGSHWLLGVSRRTPLGNRLGLQYRREDGRFPKRDVGPFSLTDDGYLQQEGVVTFTWQGGFTSLDGRLGYSWRRSNNLEFRDYSGPSGDLSARYMWSPKLMLDLNAYRRLESLDDLFSSSVTTTGFSFRPVWAPTDRIVLRANTGYTHRQYEDSGLFVGATQPKENILSYGLSASYTPRTLVTLSAGYSHSQRSSDRPGNDYDANSFNFSVQVNL is encoded by the coding sequence TTGTGTGGTCTGCTGCCGGCGTTGGCGCGGGCGGGCGAGGGCGATTTCCTGACGCCGTTCGCCGGCATCGCGTCGGCCTACGAGGACAACCTGTTTCGCCTGTCCGACGACGTGGACGAAGAACTGGCGCTCGGCGAATCGAGCCGCTCCGACTGGATGCGCACCGCCTTCGCCGGCCTGGGACTGGACTGGCAGCCCGGCCGCCAGCAAGTCACCGCCAGCCTGCAGGCGCTCGACCAGTCCTTTCAGCGCTTCTCGTATCTGGACAACACCGGCTACGACACCCGTGCGCGCTGGAACATGGCCGCCGGCCGCAGCCTGACCGGCACCGTGGATGCGGGCTTCCAGCGCCAGCTTGGCAGCTTCGAAAACTTCCGTGAGCCGGTAAAGGACCCGGTCGATACCGCGCATGGCACGCTCGATCTTGGCTACCTGATCACGCCCGAGATCGAGCTGCGGGCCGGAACCGGCATTCGCACCACCACGCACGGACTCGAGAGTCGTGAGGCGTCCAACTTTCGCGGCAGCCACTGGCTGCTGGGCGTGTCCCGCCGCACGCCGCTCGGAAACCGGCTCGGCTTGCAGTACCGTCGGGAAGATGGCCGTTTTCCGAAGCGGGATGTCGGTCCCTTCAGCCTGACCGACGATGGCTACCTGCAGCAGGAAGGCGTCGTCACCTTCACCTGGCAGGGCGGCTTCACGTCGCTTGACGGGCGCCTGGGCTATTCCTGGCGGCGCTCCAACAACCTTGAATTCCGGGACTATTCAGGTCCTTCCGGTGATCTGAGCGCCCGCTACATGTGGTCACCCAAGCTGATGCTGGACCTGAATGCCTACCGGCGCCTGGAATCGCTGGACGACCTGTTCTCGAGCTCCGTAACCACCACCGGTTTCTCCTTCAGGCCGGTCTGGGCGCCCACCGACCGCATCGTCCTGCGGGCCAACACTGGCTACACCCACCGCCAGTACGAGGATTCCGGCCTGTTTGTGGGCGCCACGCAGCCGAAGGAAAACATCCTGTCCTACGGACTCAGCGCCAGCTACACGCCGCGGACGCTGGTGACGCTCAGCGCCGGTTACAGCCACAGCCAGCGCAGTTCGGACCGTCCCGGCAACGACTATGACGCCAACTCATTCAATTTCTCGGTGCAGGTCAACCTGTAA
- a CDS encoding polysaccharide biosynthesis/export family protein, producing the protein MKRWLRTISGMLLAVAAGGALAADYQIGPGDVLQITVFEHPDLAVKSRVGPEGKVKVPLAGAVTVAGLTEREAEATITKALQQGDYVSDPQISVLVDQYQSRLVSVLGYINRPGRYPMDRQLTLVEAVAQAGGVAQSGSEKVVLVTADGHRQEIDLRTTLADGAGANPVLRGGEVIYVPKAEMIYVFGEVQRPGAYPLDRHMTVQQGLALGGSISPRGTDRGIRIRRQAADGTVSEIDADFDQPLQAGDIIVVRERLF; encoded by the coding sequence ATGAAGCGATGGCTCAGGACAATCAGCGGCATGCTGCTGGCGGTAGCGGCCGGCGGCGCGCTGGCGGCCGATTACCAGATCGGCCCCGGCGACGTGCTGCAGATCACCGTGTTCGAGCACCCGGACCTGGCCGTCAAAAGCCGCGTCGGGCCGGAGGGCAAGGTCAAGGTGCCGCTGGCCGGGGCCGTGACCGTGGCCGGTCTGACCGAGCGCGAGGCCGAGGCGACCATCACCAAGGCCCTGCAGCAGGGCGATTACGTCAGCGACCCGCAAATCAGCGTGCTGGTGGATCAGTACCAGAGCCGCCTGGTATCGGTGCTGGGCTACATCAACCGGCCGGGCCGCTATCCCATGGACCGCCAACTCACGCTGGTGGAGGCCGTGGCACAGGCCGGCGGCGTGGCGCAGAGCGGCAGCGAAAAAGTGGTGCTGGTCACTGCTGATGGCCACCGGCAGGAGATCGACCTGCGCACGACCCTGGCAGACGGCGCCGGCGCCAACCCGGTGCTGCGCGGTGGCGAGGTCATCTACGTACCCAAGGCAGAGATGATCTACGTGTTCGGCGAGGTGCAGCGCCCCGGTGCCTATCCGCTGGATCGCCACATGACCGTGCAGCAGGGTCTGGCACTGGGCGGCAGCATCTCGCCGCGCGGCACCGACCGCGGCATCCGCATCCGTCGCCAGGCGGCCGACGGCACGGTGAGCGAAATCGACGCCGATTTCGACCAGCCGCTGCAGGCCGGTGACATCATCGTCGTTCGCGAACGGCTGTTCTGA
- the epsF gene encoding chain length determinant protein EpsF, which produces MNIQDFLLILWARRYVVLGALAATVLAALGVTLKLPDKYDATTALLITFRDQQAPMLSVQMAPSYMATQFDIIQSQNVALKVVDKLKLAEQATARELWQDATDGKGSIRHWLADVLRNDLTLKPTPDSRVVNLTYRGTDPRFAAALANAFADAYIETNLELSVDPARRDSAWLDSQLTALRQRLEEAQARLSAFQRERGIVASDERLDIETARLNELSSQLVQAEGLMHDAETRQQELTRIRKGGGSIESLREFSTDSYLQSLKVDLARREADLVQLQKQYGANHPQLQRAEAEVASVRGRLATALDRLTRSVANEADIAHSRVEALRKELDAQRAKVLAFKEARDQIPTLERDVMSAQAAYDVAAQRYNESLLQSRVSDTNVAVLTPAVVPTQRSSPKPKLNLAIGVFLGGLLGVGAALLLELLMPKVRGPRMLEQRLNLPVLGVLEGPA; this is translated from the coding sequence ATGAACATCCAGGATTTTCTGTTGATTTTGTGGGCGCGCCGATACGTGGTGCTCGGCGCCCTGGCCGCCACCGTGCTGGCGGCGCTGGGCGTTACCCTGAAGCTGCCCGACAAGTACGACGCCACCACCGCGCTGCTGATCACCTTTCGCGACCAGCAGGCGCCGATGCTGTCGGTGCAGATGGCGCCAAGCTACATGGCCACCCAGTTCGACATCATTCAGAGTCAGAACGTGGCACTCAAGGTGGTCGACAAGCTCAAGCTGGCGGAACAGGCAACCGCACGCGAGCTGTGGCAGGACGCCACCGACGGCAAGGGCTCCATCCGCCACTGGCTGGCGGACGTCCTGCGCAATGACCTGACCCTGAAGCCGACCCCCGACAGCCGGGTGGTTAACCTTACCTACCGCGGCACGGATCCGCGGTTCGCGGCCGCCCTGGCCAATGCCTTTGCCGACGCGTACATCGAGACCAACCTGGAACTGAGCGTCGATCCGGCCCGCCGCGACAGCGCGTGGCTGGACTCGCAACTGACCGCCCTGCGTCAGCGTCTGGAGGAGGCGCAGGCGCGGCTGTCGGCCTTCCAGCGCGAGCGCGGCATCGTGGCCAGCGACGAGCGGCTGGACATCGAAACCGCCCGCCTGAACGAGCTCAGCTCGCAACTGGTGCAGGCCGAGGGCCTGATGCACGACGCCGAGACCCGCCAGCAGGAACTGACGCGCATCCGCAAGGGCGGCGGCAGCATCGAGAGCCTGCGCGAATTCTCCACCGACAGCTACCTGCAGAGCCTCAAGGTCGACCTGGCCCGGCGCGAGGCCGATCTGGTCCAGTTGCAGAAACAGTACGGCGCCAACCATCCGCAACTGCAGCGCGCCGAGGCCGAGGTGGCCAGCGTGCGCGGGCGGCTGGCCACGGCGCTCGACCGGCTCACGCGCAGCGTCGCCAACGAAGCCGACATCGCCCACAGCCGTGTCGAGGCACTGCGCAAGGAGCTCGACGCCCAGCGCGCCAAGGTGCTCGCCTTCAAGGAGGCGCGCGACCAGATACCGACCCTGGAGCGCGACGTGATGAGCGCACAGGCCGCCTACGACGTGGCCGCCCAGCGCTACAACGAAAGTTTGCTGCAAAGCCGCGTCTCGGATACCAACGTCGCGGTTTTGACACCGGCGGTCGTACCCACCCAGCGCAGCAGTCCCAAGCCAAAGCTGAACCTGGCAATCGGTGTGTTTCTGGGCGGACTGCTGGGCGTGGGCGCGGCCCTGCTGCTGGAACTGCTGATGCCCAAGGTGCGCGGCCCGCGCATGCTGGAGCAGCGCCTGAACCTGCCCGTGCTGGGCGTACTGGAGGGACCGGCATGA
- a CDS encoding polysaccharide biosynthesis tyrosine autokinase: MKPDTTAGHEPAPPAADRIGALLVQEGKLASTDLTRIAEYQKQHAVRFGEAAQALGLLSGADLDSALAEQFGYPWKPGSAATDPTLYALAQPFGHQAEQLRALRMRLSLAGVGRAEGHPALAVLSPQDGDGRSTLAANLAVSFAELGLRTLLVDADLRRPSQHTLFRSVVGGGGLSDLLAGRGCAAFITPLPGFSGLAVLPSGPVPPNATELLARPALQTFLSDVADRFDLVILDTPPTGPGGDAYYIAAAARAALLVARRNHTSLTGLDTLTQTLAATGIPVLGVVMNRG, encoded by the coding sequence ATGAAACCGGACACGACCGCCGGACACGAGCCGGCGCCGCCGGCGGCCGATCGCATCGGCGCACTCCTGGTGCAAGAGGGCAAGCTGGCCTCAACGGACCTGACCCGCATCGCTGAGTACCAAAAGCAACATGCCGTGCGCTTTGGTGAGGCTGCGCAGGCGCTGGGTCTGCTCAGCGGAGCCGATCTGGATTCGGCCCTCGCCGAGCAGTTCGGCTACCCATGGAAGCCCGGCAGCGCCGCCACCGACCCCACCCTGTACGCGCTGGCGCAGCCGTTCGGCCATCAGGCGGAGCAGCTGCGCGCCCTGCGCATGCGCCTGAGCCTGGCGGGGGTCGGTCGCGCCGAGGGCCACCCGGCCCTGGCCGTGCTCAGCCCGCAGGACGGCGACGGCCGCAGCACACTGGCCGCCAACCTTGCCGTGTCCTTTGCCGAACTCGGGCTGCGCACACTGCTGGTGGATGCCGACCTGCGCCGGCCCAGCCAGCACACACTGTTTCGATCCGTCGTGGGCGGCGGCGGCCTGTCGGACCTGCTCGCCGGGCGAGGCTGTGCCGCTTTCATCACGCCGCTACCCGGTTTCAGCGGCCTGGCCGTGTTGCCGTCCGGCCCGGTGCCGCCCAATGCCACGGAACTGCTGGCCCGTCCGGCCCTGCAGACCTTCCTGAGCGACGTGGCGGACCGCTTCGATCTGGTGATTCTGGACACCCCGCCGACCGGACCCGGCGGCGATGCGTACTACATCGCCGCCGCGGCCCGCGCCGCACTGCTGGTGGCCCGCCGCAACCACACCAGCCTAACCGGCCTCGACACCCTCACGCAGACCCTGGCCGCCACGGGCATTCCGGTGCTGGGTGTGGTCATGAACCGGGGTTGA
- the xrtB gene encoding exosortase B: MAAVHPTSIAHSGPRWLAAWPVLLGLAVLYGPTVYGLATGLWQSEDQAHGPLILAVVLWLAWSCRDAFSAATQPRPLAGWLWLLPGLLLYAVGRSQDILIFEIGSAIPVLIGCLLALVGPAAVRRLWFPLFFLIFLIPLPGFLVDAVTGPLKQHASALAAQILFAAGYPIARAGVVLHLGPYQLLVADACSGMHSIYSLAAVGLFYLYLMGYKNRLRLGLLVLAIVPIAFLANTLRVVTLALITFHMGDAAAQGYLHGLAGISLYLFALAMLLALDALLGLLPGLREPRRVKG; encoded by the coding sequence ATGGCAGCCGTGCATCCCACGTCAATTGCGCATTCCGGACCGCGCTGGCTCGCCGCCTGGCCGGTGCTGCTCGGCCTGGCCGTGCTGTATGGGCCGACCGTGTATGGCCTGGCCACCGGCCTGTGGCAGTCCGAGGATCAGGCCCATGGGCCGCTGATACTGGCCGTGGTGCTGTGGCTGGCATGGTCCTGCCGCGATGCCTTCTCGGCGGCGACGCAACCCCGCCCGCTCGCCGGCTGGCTGTGGCTGCTGCCCGGCCTGTTGCTGTACGCCGTCGGCCGCTCGCAGGACATCCTGATCTTCGAAATCGGCTCGGCCATACCGGTGCTGATCGGCTGCCTGCTGGCGCTGGTGGGCCCGGCTGCGGTGCGGCGCCTGTGGTTTCCGCTGTTTTTTCTGATTTTTCTGATCCCGCTGCCGGGCTTTCTGGTGGACGCCGTCACCGGGCCGCTGAAGCAGCACGCCTCGGCACTGGCCGCGCAGATACTGTTCGCGGCCGGCTATCCCATCGCGCGGGCCGGCGTGGTGCTGCATCTGGGGCCGTACCAACTGCTGGTGGCGGATGCCTGTTCCGGCATGCATTCAATCTATTCGCTGGCCGCCGTCGGCCTGTTCTACCTGTACCTGATGGGCTACAAGAACCGCCTGCGGCTGGGCCTGCTGGTGCTCGCCATCGTGCCGATCGCCTTCCTGGCCAACACGCTGCGCGTGGTGACCCTGGCGCTGATCACCTTCCACATGGGCGATGCCGCCGCCCAGGGTTACCTGCACGGCCTGGCCGGCATCTCGCTGTACCTGTTCGCGCTGGCGATGTTGCTGGCGCTGGACGCGCTGCTGGGTCTGCTGCCCGGACTGCGCGAGCCGCGGCGCGTCAAAGGCTAG
- a CDS encoding nucleotidyltransferase domain-containing protein, producing the protein MRLSHAQVRRLKDTVRQCFGADARVWLFGSRVDDEQRGGDYDVYVETNLADAALIVDRKLDALVALTESPEFEDEKIDLVVRPVNAGIELPIYQVARQSGVQL; encoded by the coding sequence ATGCGTCTTAGCCACGCCCAGGTTCGTCGGCTCAAAGACACCGTGCGGCAGTGTTTTGGTGCCGATGCGCGGGTGTGGCTGTTCGGGTCGCGGGTCGACGATGAGCAGCGTGGAGGCGATTACGATGTCTACGTCGAGACCAACCTTGCCGATGCCGCCCTGATCGTGGATCGCAAGCTGGATGCGCTGGTGGCCCTCACGGAAAGTCCGGAATTCGAGGACGAAAAAATCGACCTCGTGGTGCGCCCGGTCAACGCCGGCATCGAGCTACCCATTTACCAGGTCGCCCGCCAAAGTGGGGTGCAGCTATGA
- the epsI gene encoding exosortase-associated protein EpsI, B-type, whose protein sequence is MTTANPNLRTVLIGICMLAAAGLAYAMKPTRMVAGADTFQLESAIPRQFGAWTEQKQQVQIVDPRQQETIDRIYSQVLMRSYVNGEGVRVMLSIAYGDNQEDDLQVHRPEVCYPAQGAQLLSTVNASLPTPWGEIPIRRLTTQFGPRHEPVTYWVMVGDRAIIGSLQGKLAQMRYGFRGQIPDGMLVRASTIDPDDERAFAQQARFLQDLLAAVPPETRKRLSGLQ, encoded by the coding sequence ATGACAACAGCCAACCCTAACCTGCGTACCGTACTGATCGGCATCTGCATGCTGGCCGCCGCCGGCCTGGCCTACGCCATGAAGCCGACGCGCATGGTCGCCGGCGCCGACACGTTCCAACTGGAAAGCGCCATCCCGCGCCAGTTCGGCGCCTGGACGGAACAGAAGCAGCAAGTCCAGATCGTCGATCCACGCCAGCAGGAAACCATCGACCGCATCTACAGCCAGGTCCTCATGCGCAGTTACGTGAACGGGGAAGGCGTGCGCGTCATGCTGTCCATCGCCTACGGCGACAACCAGGAAGACGACCTGCAAGTGCACCGGCCGGAAGTCTGCTACCCGGCGCAGGGCGCGCAGCTTCTGAGCACGGTAAACGCCAGCCTGCCGACCCCGTGGGGCGAAATTCCCATCCGCCGGCTCACGACCCAGTTCGGGCCGCGCCACGAACCGGTGACCTACTGGGTCATGGTCGGCGACCGCGCCATCATCGGCAGCCTGCAGGGCAAGCTGGCACAGATGCGCTACGGATTCCGCGGCCAGATACCGGACGGCATGCTGGTGCGGGCCTCGACCATTGACCCCGACGACGAGCGCGCATTCGCCCAGCAGGCACGGTTCCTGCAGGACCTGCTCGCGGCCGTGCCGCCCGAAACCCGCAAGCGCCTGTCCGGCCTGCAATAG
- the gmd gene encoding GDP-mannose 4,6-dehydratase: MSKKIALITGITGQDGAYLAEFLLKKGYIVHGIKRRTSLFNTDRIDHLYQDPHVDNRHFVLHYGDMTDSSSLVRIIQQVQPDEIYNLAAQSHVAVSFEEPEYTANSDAIGVLRLLEAIRILGLEKKTRFYQASTSELYGLVQETPQKETTPFYPRSPYAVAKLYGYWIVVNYREAYGMYACNGILFNHESPLRGETFVTRKITRALARIKLGLQDCLYLGNLDAKRDWGHARDYVEMQWLMLQQQQAEDFVIATGVQYSVRDFVNAAAGELGMHIRWEGQGVHEKGYLEPTGRCIVAVDPRYFRPTEVETLLGDASKARQKLGWTPQTSFVDLVAEMVREDLKAAERDELVKRHGYKAMDYHE, encoded by the coding sequence ATGTCAAAAAAAATCGCCCTCATCACCGGCATCACCGGCCAGGACGGCGCCTACCTCGCCGAATTCCTGCTCAAGAAGGGCTACATCGTGCACGGCATCAAGCGCCGCACGTCCCTGTTCAACACCGACCGCATCGACCACCTGTACCAGGACCCGCACGTCGACAACCGCCACTTCGTCCTGCACTACGGGGACATGACTGACTCGTCCAGCCTGGTGCGCATCATCCAGCAGGTGCAGCCGGACGAAATCTACAACCTGGCCGCGCAAAGCCACGTCGCGGTCAGCTTCGAGGAGCCCGAATACACCGCCAACTCCGACGCCATCGGCGTGCTGCGCCTGCTGGAAGCCATCCGCATCCTGGGCCTGGAGAAGAAAACCCGCTTCTACCAGGCCTCCACCTCCGAGCTGTACGGCCTGGTGCAGGAAACACCCCAGAAGGAGACCACCCCCTTCTACCCGCGCAGCCCCTACGCCGTCGCCAAGCTGTACGGCTACTGGATCGTCGTGAACTACCGCGAGGCCTACGGCATGTACGCCTGCAACGGCATCCTGTTCAACCACGAAAGCCCGCTGCGCGGCGAGACCTTCGTCACGCGCAAGATCACCCGCGCCCTGGCGCGCATCAAGCTCGGGCTTCAGGACTGCCTGTACCTAGGCAACCTGGATGCCAAGCGCGACTGGGGCCACGCCCGCGACTACGTGGAAATGCAGTGGCTCATGTTGCAGCAGCAGCAGGCGGAGGATTTCGTCATCGCCACCGGCGTGCAATACAGCGTGCGCGACTTCGTCAACGCCGCCGCCGGCGAACTGGGCATGCATATCCGCTGGGAAGGGCAGGGTGTCCACGAGAAGGGTTACCTCGAACCTACGGGCCGCTGCATCGTCGCCGTCGACCCGCGCTATTTCCGGCCCACCGAAGTGGAAACCCTGCTCGGAGACGCCAGCAAGGCCCGGCAGAAACTGGGCTGGACGCCACAGACCAGCTTTGTCGACCTGGTTGCCGAAATGGTGCGCGAGGACCTGAAAGCCGCCGAGCGCGACGAACTGGTCAAACGGCACGGTTACAAGGCCATGGACTACCATGAGTAA
- a CDS encoding nucleotidyltransferase domain-containing protein → MDLNDHIGQVLMQHGDIRLAILFGSLAVGRATPASDLDLAVLMQAPLSAETKMALIGDLSLATGRPVDLIDLRTTGEPVLGQILKHGVRLFGSDSDYAELIKRHLFEEADFMPYRRRILTERRKAWIGT, encoded by the coding sequence ATGGATTTGAATGATCATATTGGACAGGTATTGATGCAGCACGGAGATATCCGTCTGGCGATTCTGTTCGGATCGCTGGCCGTGGGACGCGCGACGCCGGCGAGCGATCTTGACTTGGCCGTACTGATGCAGGCGCCGCTGTCCGCTGAAACCAAAATGGCCTTGATTGGCGATCTGTCACTGGCAACCGGACGCCCCGTAGACCTGATCGATCTGCGTACGACGGGTGAACCGGTACTCGGGCAAATTCTCAAACATGGCGTTCGCCTCTTTGGTAGCGATAGCGACTATGCTGAGCTGATCAAGCGGCATCTGTTTGAAGAAGCCGATTTCATGCCCTATCGCAGAAGAATCCTGACCGAGCGGAGAAAGGCGTGGATCGGGACGTAA
- a CDS encoding DUF86 domain-containing protein has protein sequence MDRDVIEQKLESLRRCVARVRQKCPATAEILAKDVDAQDILTLNLTRAVQLCVDIGAHLIAARDNPAPDTMGQTFDVLADLGTIPPELAARMKKAVGFRNIAVHNYEAIDWQIAHAIATRHMEDFTAFAAAVADAAGI, from the coding sequence GTGGATCGGGACGTAATCGAGCAAAAACTCGAATCGCTGCGCCGCTGTGTGGCGCGGGTTCGCCAGAAGTGTCCGGCAACTGCCGAAATCCTGGCAAAGGATGTCGATGCCCAGGATATTCTCACCCTGAACCTGACCCGTGCGGTCCAGCTTTGTGTGGACATCGGTGCGCATCTGATTGCCGCACGAGACAACCCCGCCCCGGATACGATGGGGCAAACGTTCGATGTGCTGGCAGACCTTGGCACCATCCCCCCTGAACTTGCCGCGCGCATGAAAAAAGCCGTCGGTTTTCGGAACATCGCGGTCCATAACTATGAAGCCATAGACTGGCAGATTGCTCACGCGATCGCCACGCGGCATATGGAAGACTTCACCGCCTTCGCAGCCGCCGTTGCCGATGCGGCCGGAATTTGA